Proteins encoded by one window of Primulina huaijiensis isolate GDHJ02 chromosome 1, ASM1229523v2, whole genome shotgun sequence:
- the LOC140988727 gene encoding stachyose synthase-like codes for MAPPNDTANSNCKVLNSTKQDNCFKLHDWELSVRNVPLLTQVPGNVTFKSFPSVCRSSDAPLNLIHRAESFYHKGGFLGFSLDEPTDRVMNSLGRFTDRDFVSIFRFKTWWSTQWVGKSGSDVQMETQWIMLDVPEIKSYAVVIPIIEGKFRSAFFPGTDGHVMICAESGSTTAKSSSFDAIAYIHVSDNPYNLMKEAYTVIRVHLNTFKLIEEKSPPPLVNKFGWCTWDAFYLTVEPAGVWYGVNEFAEGGLTPRFLIIDDGWQSINDDTDDVHEDAKSFVLLGTQMTARLHRLDECEKFRRYKGGSLLGPNGTSFDPLKPKKLIAKAIEIEVVEKSQKKAAQSGVTDLSQFEVEIEKLKKELDKMIIGGDEGGKDLSKNSSSCSCKSENIGMKAFTRDLRTKFKGLDDIYVWHALCGAWGGVRPGATHLNSKVASCKLSPGLDGTMSDLAVVKIIEGSLGLVHPNQAYDFYDSMHSYLSKVGITGVKVDVIHCLEYVSEEYGGRVEIAKAYYKGLSKSLAKNFNGTGLISSMQHCNDFFFLGTEQISIGRVGDDFWFEDPNGDPNGVFWLQGVHMIHCAFNSMWMGQFIQPDWDMFQSDHVCAKFHAGSRAICGGPVYVSDSLGGHNFKLLNKLVFPNGTIPKCIHFALPTRDCLFKNPLFDSKSVLKIWNLNKYGGVIGAFNCQGAGWHPKEQRIKGYPQCYKPVSGSVRVTDIEWDQKAETTEMAKADEYAVYLCEAEKLFLESRDSDAIPITLHPSTFEIFSFVPIKKLGQGAKFAPIGLTNMFNSGGTIIGLLYDEVIAKIEVKGGGDFLAYSSVSPKKAFVNGIEVGYEWSENGKLGVYISWNEECGGISNVCLVF; via the exons ATGGCGCCGCCAAATGATACCGCCAACTCGAATTGCAAAGTCCTTAATTCCACCAAACAAGACAACTGCTTTAAACTCCATGATTGGGAGCTATCGGTCAGAAATGTTCCATTACTCACTCAGGTTCCAGGCAATGTTACTTTCAAGTCTTTCCCTTCAGTGTGCCGATCCTCAGATGCTCCCCTTAACCTCATCCACCGGGCCGAATCCTTTTATCATAAGGGTGGATTCCTGGGATTCAGTCTCGATGAACCCACGGATCGTGTGATGAATTCCTTGGGGAGATTCACAGACAGGGACTTCGTTAGCATTTTCAGGTTCAAGACTTGGTGGTCCACTCAGTGGGTTGGAAAATCGGGTTCCGACGTACAAATGGAAACACAATGGATCATGCTAGACGTCCCGGAAATAAAATCTTATGCCGTTGTGATTCCAATAATTGAAGGGAAATTCAGGTCGGCCTTTTTTCCTGGAACTGATGGCCATGTGATGATCTGTGCGGAGAGTGGTTCCACTACTGCGAAATCGTCGTCTTTCGATGCGATCGCCTATATTCACGTGTCTGACAACCCTTACAATTTAATGAAAGAGGCCTACACTGTCATTAGAGTTCACCTTAACACGTTCAAGCTTATTGAAGAGAAATCACCACCACCCCTTGTGAATAAATTTGGTTGGTGTACCTGGGATGCATTTTACTTGACAGTGGAGCCTGCTGGAGTTTGGTACGGAGTCAACGAATTCGCAGAGGGAGGGCTGACCCCGAGGTTCTTGATTATTGACGATGGCTGGCAAAGCATCAATGATGATACAGACGATGTGCATGAGGACGCTAAAAGTTTCGTGCTTTTGGGAACTCAAATGACTGCCAGGCTTCACAGGCTTGATGAATGTGAAAAATTTAGGAGGTATAAGGGTGGGTCACTCTTGGGGCCTAATGGTACTTCATTTGATCCTTTGAAACCGAAGAAGCTGATCGCTAAGGCTATTGAGATCGAAGTGGTTGAAAAATCCCAGAAGAAAGCCGCTCAATCAGGAGTAACTGATCTATCTCAATTTGAAGTTGAGATTGAGAAACTGAAGAAAGAATTGGACAAAATGATTATAGGGGGAGATGAAGGAGGCAAGGATTTGAGTAAAAACAGTTCAAGTTGCTCCTGCAAGTCTGAAAATATCGGAATGAAAGCATTTACTAGAGATTTGAGAACAAAATTCAAAGGATTGGATGATATATATGTTTGGCATGCACTGTGCGGCGCCTGGGGCGGGGTGAGGCCAGGGGCAACTCATCTGAACTCCAAGGTTGCGTCTTGTAAACTGTCTCCAGGGCTCGATGGAACCATGTCTGACCTCGCAGTGGTGAAAATTATCGAGGGCTCTCTTGGGCTTGTACATCCTAATCAAGCCTATGATTTCTATGATTCCATGCATTCTTACCTTTCAAAAGTTGGAATCACAGGAGTGAAAGTGGATGTCATACAT TGTCTAGAATATGTATCTGAAGAATACGGAGGAAGAGTTGAGATTGCCAAGGCTTATTACAAGGGACTGTCAAAATCACTCGCAAAGAACTTCAATGGGACTGGACTCATTTCCAGCATGCAGCATTGCAACGACTTCTTTTTCCTTGGGACCGAACAGATATCAATAGGAAGAGTtg GGGATGACTTTTGGTTTGAAGATCCTAATGGTGATCCTAATGGAGTGTTTTGGCTACAAGGAGTTCATATGATCCACTGTGCCTTCAACAGCATGTGGATGGGTCAATTTATACAACCAGACTGGGACATGTTTCAATCCGACCATGTTTGTGCAAAATTTCATGCTGGCTCAAGGGCTATTTGTGGCGGGCCTGTTTATGTTAGTGATTCTTTGGGTGGTCATAATTTCAAGCTGCTCAACAAACTCGTATTCCCCAACGGCACTATTCCTAAGTGCATCCATTTTGCTCTACCAACAAGAGACTGCCTCTTCAAAAACCCTCTTTTTGACAGCAAATCCGTTCTCAAAATATGGAATCTTAACAAG TATGGAGGGGTGATCGGTGCTTTCAACTGCCAAGGTGCTGGATGGCACCCCAAGGAACAGAGGATCAAAGGATACCCTCAATGTTACAAGCCAGTTTCTGGTTCAGTCCGCGTAACAGACATCGAATGGGATCAAAAGGCCGAAACTACTGAAATGGCGAAAGCCGATGAATATGCAGTCTATCTTTGCGAGGCAGAGAAACTATTCTTAGAAAGCCGAGATTCTGATGCAATTCCAATCACCCTTCATCCCTCGACTTTCGAGATATTCAGCTTCGTGCCGATCAAGAAACTTGGTCAAGGCGCTAAGTTCGCACCTATAGGACTGACCAACATGTTTAACAGCGGAGGGACCATTATAGGCCTGCTTTATGATGAAGTGATAGCTAAGATTGAAGTCAAGGGCGGTGGCGATTTCTTGGCCTACTCGAGTGTTTCTCCCAAGAAAGCGTTCGTGAACGGAATCGAGGTTGGATACGAGTGGTCAGAAAATGGCAAGCTGGGAGTGTACATTTCTTGGAATGAAGAATGTGGTGGCATTTCTAATGTATGTTTAGTATTCTGA
- the LOC140988736 gene encoding pentatricopeptide repeat-containing protein GUN1, chloroplastic-like encodes MASSTPPPHSTLTTAKPYQNHHFHHLQSHQNNHHRNSSHQWTSQKVSLNNHQPSHASAPKPPPPSAAAAAAAGDTSAFPCLSASDFSGRRSTRFVSKLHFGRPRLNSSSRHSSAAEEALRCAISGGGGVECMDDILVSFQPKLCASDDYTFLLRELGNRGDWSKAMRCFQFAISREKRRNELGKLTTSMISTLGRLGKVDLAKRVFDDAVNVGYGNTVYAYSALISAYAKSGHFDEAMGVFKSMKDSGLKPNLVTYNALIDACGKGGGDFKRALDILIEMLQNGVRPDRITYNSLLAVCSVAGLWERAKSLFNEMVFRGIDQDIYTYNTLLDAACSSGHIDVAFEIMLEMPSKNILPNEVTYSTMIRGCAKAGRLERALSLFNEMKFAGIKLDRVSYNTLLAIYASLGRFEEALSISMEMESIGIKKDVVTYNALIDGFGKQGMYDKVKELFLEMRKEHLCPNLLTYSTLISVYCKGGLYRDATEVYRGFKQQGLKADVVFYSKLIDALCKKGLLELSILLLDEMMGEGIQPNVVTYNSIINAFGRLASADHLESELEPSKLMILQNVSDSEVEDEADDKIIGVFKQLACGKSGDSRQNQRERNDLSCILGVFRKMHEMEIKPNVVTFSEILNACSHCNSFEEASLLLEELRLFDNQVYGVARGLLMGLNESTWRQALLLFDEVKRMDSSTASAFYNALTDMLWHFNQKRGAQFVVLEGKRRDVWENTWSESCLDLHLMSCGAARAMVHAWLLNIRSIVYDGHELPSLLSILTGWGKHSKVVGDGTLKRTVEALLISIGAPFSVAKCNIGRFISSGAVVAAWLRDSGTFKVLVLQDDRTHPESTRFGLIPNLQPLLL; translated from the exons ATGGCTTCTTCGACTCCGCCACCGCATTCTACTCTAACCACCGCCAAACCCTACCAGAACCACCATTTCCACCACCTTCAAAGCCACCAGAACAACCACCATCGTAACTCCTCCCACCAATGGACCTCGCAGAAGGTCTCTTTAAACAATCACCAACCTTCTCATGCATCTGCCCCCAAGCCTCCCCCACCATCCGCCGCCGCGGCTGCAGCTGCCGGTGATACTTCTGCTTTCCCTTGCCTTTCTGCCTCCGATTTCTCCGGCCGTCGATCCACTCGTTTTGTTTCCAAGTTGCACTTTGGCCGGCCCAGGTTGAATTCCTCAAGCCGCCACTCTTCTGCCGCTGAGGAAGCTCTCCGCTGTGCTATTAGTGGTGGCGGCGGGGTAGAATGTATGGATGATATTTTAGTCAGTTTCCAACCGAAGCTTTGCGCTTCTGATGACTATACTTTCTTGCTTCGGGAGCTGGGGAATAGGGGAGATTGGTCGAAGGCAATGCGGTGTTTCCAATTTGCGATCAGTCGTGAAAAGAGAAGGAATGAATTGGGGAAATTGACCACATCCATGATTAGCACTCTGGGAAGGCTAGGCAAAGTGGATTTAGCCAAGAGAGTGTTTGACGATGCTGTCAATGTGGGGTATGGCAATACTGTTTATGCTTATTCTGCTTTGATTAGTGCGTATGCAAAGAGTGGACACTTTGATGAAGCCATGGGGGTGTTCAAGAGTATGAAAGATTCTGGCTTGAAGCCGAATTTGGTGACTTACAACGCCTTAATTGATGCTTGTGGAAAAGGAGGTGGGGATTTCAAGAGGGCTTTGGAtattttaattgaaatgttGCAAAATGGGGTGCGACCTGACAGGATCACATACAATTCCCTCCTTGCTGTTTGTAGTGTTGCAGGGCTGTGGGAGAGGGCAAAAAGTTTGTTTAATGAGATGGTTTTCCGAGGCATTGATCAAGACATTTACACTTATAACACACTTTTAGATGCTGCCTGCAGCAGTGGACACATTGATGTTGCTTTTGAGATTATGTTGGAGATGCCCTCCAAAAATATCTTGCCTAATGAGGTAACTTACAGCACTATGATTCGGGGATGTGCCAAGGCCGGGAGACTGGAAAGGGCACTGAGTTTGTTTAATGAGATGAAATTTGCTGGTATTAAATTGGACAGAGTCTCCTATAATACATTGCTCGCTATTTATGCCAGCCTAGGTAGGTTCGAGGAGGCTCTCAGTATTAGCATGGAGATGGAGAGTATAGGTATCAAGAAGGATGTAGTTACTTACAATGCTCTGATAGATGGATTTGGTAAACAGGGAATGTATGATAAGGTTAAAGAACTGTTTTTAGAGATGAGAAAAGAACATCTCTGTCCGAACCTATTAACTTACTCAACTTTGATCAGTGTATATTGTAAAGGAGGCTTATATAGAGACGCAACGGAAGTATATAGAGGATTCAAACAACAAGGCTTGAAAGCCGATGTTGTTTTCTACAGCAAACTAATTGATGCCTTGTGCAAGAAGGGGCTGTTGGAATTGTCAATATTGTTACTTGATGAGATGATGGGGGAAGGGATTCAACCTAATGTTGTCACGTACAACTCAATCATTAATGCCTTTGGTCGATTGGCTAGTGCTGATCATCTAGAGTCTGAGTTAGAACCATCAAAGTTAATGATTCTTCAGAATGTTTCTGATAGTGAGGTTGAAGATGAAGCAGATGACAAAATCATAGGGGTTTTTAAGCAGTTGGCTTGTGGAAAATCAGGTGATAGCAGGCAAAACCAGAGAGAAAGGAATGACTTAAGCTGCATATTGGGTGTTTTCCGGAAGATGCATGAAATGGAAATAAAGCCTAATGTTGTTACATTTTCAGAAATTCTTAACGCTTGCAG CCACTGTAATTCTTTTGAAGAAGCGTCATTGTTATTAGAAGAATTACGACTTTTTGATAACCAAGTTTATGGAGTGGCACGTGGACTTCTCATGGGTCTTAATGAGAGTACTTGGAGGCAAGCATTATTGCTTTTCGATGAGGTGAAGCGGATGGACTCTTCAACTGCATCTGCTTTTTATAATGCTCTGACTGACATGCTATGGCACTTTAATCAG AAGCGAGGTGCCCAATTTGTTGTACTTGAAGGGAAACGTCGAGATGTATGGGAAAATACTTGGTCTGAGTCTTGTTTAGATTTACACTTGATGTCGTGTGGTGCTGCCAGAGCGATGGTTCATGCATGGTTGCTGAACATTCGCTCTATTGTTTACGACGGCCATGAGTTACCGAGCCTTTTGAG CATCTTAACCGGTTGGGGCAAGCATAGCAAAGTTGTTGGTGATGGTACGCTGAAGCGAACGGTTGAAGCTCTTCTCATTAGTATAGGTGCACCATTCAGTGTCGCCAAGTGTAATATTGGAAGGTTTATATCGAGTGGAGCTGTGGTGGCTGCCTGGTTGAGAGATTCAGGAACTTTTAAGGTGCTAGTTCTTCAGGATGACAGAACTCACCCAGAAAGCACGAGGTTCGGCCTGATTCCAAATTTACAACCCCTCCTGTTGTAG
- the LOC140988746 gene encoding uncharacterized protein, with amino-acid sequence MIRVRLLILAITAALFSSIQIDRVSSHEESGEWHCDSDTGIRIQAEFRPGIITVDGHADDWKEIDGSDFPLLPALDPDADKEYNDGKMTLKAVHDGKEAYFMLQVNGNYAYAKGNDNSCPSVALMFQIGENASYHRMGGCEEEPDSCTNKTCHGNEVDIMHFSVGNAIPGRLYGSNPLDNREGNGGDRFGHLVDAYAWNPHCTFLDGISPSGNETSAQNDWQGSWWHSSLTDHSGFTEDDSPYTSDGQKGTYFFEFSRPLRTMDRIQQDAQFTIGKSSKLSAAFWYPLEGKPWHGSGHFSISCDWIPLDFISGSSEPERPKVKQSSPWDAATAFSLLLSVVSFCMSIFIGHRLSRTSRAVQFTPMDNL; translated from the exons ATGATTCGAGTGCGACTCCTGATTCTCGCCATCACAGCTGCACTGTTTAGCTCAATTCAGATCGATCGGGTGAGCTCTCACGAGGAGTCCGGCGAGTGGCACTGCGATTCCGACACTGGGATACGAATCCAGGCAGAGTTTAGACCCGGTATCATCACCGTCGATGGGCATGCGGACGATTGGAAGGAAATCGACGGTTCGGATTTTCCCCTGTTGCCAGCTTTAGACCCTGATGCTGATAAAGAATACAACGATGGGAAAATGACTCTGAAG GCAGTGCATGACGGGAAAGAGGCTTATTTCATGTTGCAAGTTAATGGAAACTATGCATACGCTAAAGG AAATGATAACAGTTGCCCATCTGTTGCTTTGATGTTTCAAATTGGTGAAAACGCGTCCTATCATAGA ATGGGCGGCTGTGAAGAAGAACCAGATTCTTGTACAAACAAGACTTGCCATGGGAATGAAGTTGACATTATGCACTTCTCGGTAGGCAATGCAATACCTGGAAGACTCTATGGCAGCAATCCATTGGACAACAGAGAAGGAAATGGGGGTGATAG GTTCGGTCATCTGGTAGATGCGTATGCGTGGAACCCACACTGTACATTCCTTGATGGTATCAGTCCTTCAG GAAACGAAACGAGTGCACAGAACGATTGGCAAGGATCATGGTGGCACAGCAGCTTGACTGATCACTCGg GTTTCACGGAGGACGACAGCCCATATACATCTGACGGTCAAAAGGGAAcgtattttttcgaattttcaaGGCCCCTAAGAACCATGGATCGAATTCAACAG GATGCTCAGTTCACGATTGGCAAATCAAGTAAATTGTCAGCTGCATTTTGGTATCCTCTGGAAGGAAAGCCTTGGCATGGATCTGGACACTTTTCGATCAGCTGTGACTGGATACCTTTGGATTTCATCTCTGGTAGTTCCGAACCTGAGCGCCCTAAGGTTAAACAATCTAGTCCGTGGGATGCTGCTACAGCCTTTTCTCTTCTCTTATCTGTGGTGTCATTTTGCATGTCCATTTTCATCGGGCATCGACTTTCTAGAACCAGCAGGGCAGTACAATTCACACCAATGGATAATCTTTAG
- the LOC140988754 gene encoding peptidyl-prolyl cis-trans isomerase CYP21-4-like isoform X1, translating to MEVIPFVDALVYFAEIRKNWCCFKSVMGKIKPQALLMQSKKKKAPSRISVVTIGVYCLIVVVTVFFLFSAYRHWTRRSNVSSEELISSLEHDSSFSKSKKLDTPKYAVINTSKGLITVEIYKDGSPEVVDKFINSCENGHFKGMLFNRVIKNFFIQGGDVSRPGTTEDWTSRGKHYNHLDTSMKHEAFMLGTSKTKQGGGKFDLFITTAPIPDLTEKINVFGRVIKGEDVVQEIEEADTDEHYRPKTPIGIIEVTMKETA from the exons ATGGAGGTTATTCCGTTTGTTGATGCATTAGTTTATTTTGCAGAGATTAGAAAGAATTGGTGTTGTTTCAAAAGCGTAATGGGGAAAATCAAGCCTCAAGCTCTCTTGATGCAGAGTAAAAAGAAGAAGGCGCCGAGCCGAATAAGTGTGGTTACCATTGGAGTTTACTGCCTTATTGTCGTGGTCacagttttttttcttttctctgCCTATAGACATTGGACTCGAAG GTCAAATGTTTCAAGTGAAGAACTGATATCCAGTTTGGAG CATGATAGCTCATTTAGCAAGTCAAAGAAACTTGACACTCCTAAATATGCT GTGATAAATACCTCAAAAGGTTTAATTACTGTGGAAATTTACAAGGACGGTTCTCCCGAGGTTGTTGACAAATTTATTAATTCTTG TGAGAACGGACACTTCAAAGGAATGCTTTTTAACCGTGTGATAAAGAACTTTTTCATTCAAGGAGGTGATGTTAGTAGACCTGGAACTACAGAAGATTGGACTTCAAGGGGAAAGCATTACAACCACCTCGATACCAG CATGAAGCATGAAGCTTTTATGCTTGGCACTTCTAAGACAAAACAAGGTGGTGGCAAATTTGATCTCTTTATTACGACAGCACCTATCCCAGACCTAActgagaaaattaatgtatttGGTCGTGTTATCAAGGGTGAAGATGTTGTTCAG GAAATCGAAGAAGCAGACACAGATGAGCATTATCGGCCTAAAACACCCATAGGGATCATTGAAGTGACTATGAAAGAAACAGCGTAA
- the LOC140988754 gene encoding peptidyl-prolyl cis-trans isomerase CYP21-4-like isoform X2: protein MGKIKPQALLMQSKKKKAPSRISVVTIGVYCLIVVVTVFFLFSAYRHWTRRSNVSSEELISSLEHDSSFSKSKKLDTPKYAVINTSKGLITVEIYKDGSPEVVDKFINSCENGHFKGMLFNRVIKNFFIQGGDVSRPGTTEDWTSRGKHYNHLDTSMKHEAFMLGTSKTKQGGGKFDLFITTAPIPDLTEKINVFGRVIKGEDVVQEIEEADTDEHYRPKTPIGIIEVTMKETA, encoded by the exons ATGGGGAAAATCAAGCCTCAAGCTCTCTTGATGCAGAGTAAAAAGAAGAAGGCGCCGAGCCGAATAAGTGTGGTTACCATTGGAGTTTACTGCCTTATTGTCGTGGTCacagttttttttcttttctctgCCTATAGACATTGGACTCGAAG GTCAAATGTTTCAAGTGAAGAACTGATATCCAGTTTGGAG CATGATAGCTCATTTAGCAAGTCAAAGAAACTTGACACTCCTAAATATGCT GTGATAAATACCTCAAAAGGTTTAATTACTGTGGAAATTTACAAGGACGGTTCTCCCGAGGTTGTTGACAAATTTATTAATTCTTG TGAGAACGGACACTTCAAAGGAATGCTTTTTAACCGTGTGATAAAGAACTTTTTCATTCAAGGAGGTGATGTTAGTAGACCTGGAACTACAGAAGATTGGACTTCAAGGGGAAAGCATTACAACCACCTCGATACCAG CATGAAGCATGAAGCTTTTATGCTTGGCACTTCTAAGACAAAACAAGGTGGTGGCAAATTTGATCTCTTTATTACGACAGCACCTATCCCAGACCTAActgagaaaattaatgtatttGGTCGTGTTATCAAGGGTGAAGATGTTGTTCAG GAAATCGAAGAAGCAGACACAGATGAGCATTATCGGCCTAAAACACCCATAGGGATCATTGAAGTGACTATGAAAGAAACAGCGTAA
- the LOC140988821 gene encoding beta-carotene isomerase D27, chloroplastic isoform X3 has product MAILRFYVCPTDKLVEGWKRGMAILDPHPPCPIPSSRSPKNNSYSRISCSIQSKSIVARGANWKKEYKPGIFDDIFLNVFRSKMAQEIGWDSEKPGYDGLIDVAHRIMAGRSNREATEAAVRILLSLFPPSLLGLYKLLISPIAGGKVAALMVARVTAISCQWLMGPCTVNSVDLPDKSSWSSGVFVEKCRYLEESKCVGVCINTCKLPTQFNFGVVPPPPEGDSTLKQPCLQVCQTANRRREIGSAKDVLKCPKS; this is encoded by the exons ATGGCGATATTACGGTTCTATGTTTGCCCAACCGATAAGCTCGTGGAGGGCTGGAAACGGGGCATGGCAATTCTCGATCCGCACCCACCCTGCCCAATCCCCTCTTCCCGTTCGCCCAAAAACAACTCTTATTCTCGAATTTCTTGCTCTATCCAATCAAAATCT ATTGTAGCACGTGGAGCGAATTGGAAGAAAGAGTACAAGCCTGGTATCTTTGATGATATTTTCCTGAACGTGTTTCGCAGTAAAATGGCTCAG GAGATTGGATGGGACTCTGAAAAGCCAGGGTACGATGGATTAATTGATGTGGCTCATCGTATAATGGCTGGCCGATCAAATAGGGAAGCTACAGAAGCTGCG GTAAGGATATTATTATCACTGTTTCCTCCATCATTATTGGGGCTCTACAAATTGCTTATTTCACCAATTGCTGGAGGCAAAGTGGCAGCCCTTATGGTTG CAAGGGTGACTGCAATTTCTTGTCAATGGCTCATGGGTCCGTGCACAGTTAATTCTGTGGATCTTCCAGATAAATCTTCGTGGTCAAGCGGG GTATTCGTTGAGAAATGCAGATACTTAGAGGAGAGCAAATGTGTTGGTGTATGCATCAACACGTGTAAACTTCCTACACAG ttcAATTTTGGGGTAGTTCCTCCTCCACCAGAAGGTGACAGCACGCTCAAACAGCCCTGCCTCCAGGTATGCCAAACTGCCAATAGACGCAGGGAAATTGGCAGTGCCAAGGATGTGTTAAAATGTCCTAAGAGTTGA
- the LOC140988821 gene encoding beta-carotene isomerase D27, chloroplastic isoform X2, with product MAILRFYVCPTDKLVEGWKRGMAILDPHPPCPIPSSRSPKNNSYSRISCSIQSKSIVARGANWKKEYKPGIFDDIFLNVFRSKMAQEIGWDSEKPGYDGLIDVAHRIMAGRSNREATEAAVRILLSLFPPSLLGLYKLLISPIAGGKVAALMVARVTAISCQWLMGPCTVNSVDLPDKSSWSSGVFVEKCRYLEESKCVGVCINTCKLPTQIFFKEHMGVPLVMEPNFDDCSCQFGSNKLKMDLCGGRPKRGRSSLYVASAYIHSLLLVE from the exons ATGGCGATATTACGGTTCTATGTTTGCCCAACCGATAAGCTCGTGGAGGGCTGGAAACGGGGCATGGCAATTCTCGATCCGCACCCACCCTGCCCAATCCCCTCTTCCCGTTCGCCCAAAAACAACTCTTATTCTCGAATTTCTTGCTCTATCCAATCAAAATCT ATTGTAGCACGTGGAGCGAATTGGAAGAAAGAGTACAAGCCTGGTATCTTTGATGATATTTTCCTGAACGTGTTTCGCAGTAAAATGGCTCAG GAGATTGGATGGGACTCTGAAAAGCCAGGGTACGATGGATTAATTGATGTGGCTCATCGTATAATGGCTGGCCGATCAAATAGGGAAGCTACAGAAGCTGCG GTAAGGATATTATTATCACTGTTTCCTCCATCATTATTGGGGCTCTACAAATTGCTTATTTCACCAATTGCTGGAGGCAAAGTGGCAGCCCTTATGGTTG CAAGGGTGACTGCAATTTCTTGTCAATGGCTCATGGGTCCGTGCACAGTTAATTCTGTGGATCTTCCAGATAAATCTTCGTGGTCAAGCGGG GTATTCGTTGAGAAATGCAGATACTTAGAGGAGAGCAAATGTGTTGGTGTATGCATCAACACGTGTAAACTTCCTACACAG ATATTTTTCAAGGAGCACATGGGAGTTCCTTTAGTAATGGAGCCCAACTTCGATGATTGTAGCTGTCAG TTTGGGTCTAATAAACTTAAGATGGACTTGTGTGGAGGAAGACCAAAAAGGGGTAGAAGTTCGCTCTATGTGGCCAGCGCGTATATTCATTCTCTCTTATTGGTAGAGTGA
- the LOC140988821 gene encoding beta-carotene isomerase D27, chloroplastic isoform X1, producing the protein MAILRFYVCPTDKLVEGWKRGMAILDPHPPCPIPSSRSPKNNSYSRISCSIQSKSIVARGANWKKEYKPGIFDDIFLNVFRSKMAQEIGWDSEKPGYDGLIDVAHRIMAGRSNREATEAAVRILLSLFPPSLLGLYKLLISPIAGGKVAALMVARVTAISCQWLMGPCTVNSVDLPDKSSWSSGVFVEKCRYLEESKCVGVCINTCKLPTQIFFKEHMGVPLVMEPNFDDCSCQFNFGVVPPPPEGDSTLKQPCLQVCQTANRRREIGSAKDVLKCPKS; encoded by the exons ATGGCGATATTACGGTTCTATGTTTGCCCAACCGATAAGCTCGTGGAGGGCTGGAAACGGGGCATGGCAATTCTCGATCCGCACCCACCCTGCCCAATCCCCTCTTCCCGTTCGCCCAAAAACAACTCTTATTCTCGAATTTCTTGCTCTATCCAATCAAAATCT ATTGTAGCACGTGGAGCGAATTGGAAGAAAGAGTACAAGCCTGGTATCTTTGATGATATTTTCCTGAACGTGTTTCGCAGTAAAATGGCTCAG GAGATTGGATGGGACTCTGAAAAGCCAGGGTACGATGGATTAATTGATGTGGCTCATCGTATAATGGCTGGCCGATCAAATAGGGAAGCTACAGAAGCTGCG GTAAGGATATTATTATCACTGTTTCCTCCATCATTATTGGGGCTCTACAAATTGCTTATTTCACCAATTGCTGGAGGCAAAGTGGCAGCCCTTATGGTTG CAAGGGTGACTGCAATTTCTTGTCAATGGCTCATGGGTCCGTGCACAGTTAATTCTGTGGATCTTCCAGATAAATCTTCGTGGTCAAGCGGG GTATTCGTTGAGAAATGCAGATACTTAGAGGAGAGCAAATGTGTTGGTGTATGCATCAACACGTGTAAACTTCCTACACAG ATATTTTTCAAGGAGCACATGGGAGTTCCTTTAGTAATGGAGCCCAACTTCGATGATTGTAGCTGTCAG ttcAATTTTGGGGTAGTTCCTCCTCCACCAGAAGGTGACAGCACGCTCAAACAGCCCTGCCTCCAGGTATGCCAAACTGCCAATAGACGCAGGGAAATTGGCAGTGCCAAGGATGTGTTAAAATGTCCTAAGAGTTGA